The genomic interval ATCGAGTCGGCGGGAAGTGAGCCGTCCTCGAAGGAAAACTGTTCGTCGTCGCCAACGGTCTCGAGGGAGATGTCCTCGCTTTCGATCCGTTCGCGCAGGTTCATAATCTGGCGGAACTCAGCTTGGTCGATATCGAGGTCATCGGGCGGGATCACCACGGGACACCGCGTTCTGAACCGGCAGCCACTCGGGGGGTTCCGTGGGGATGGCACGTCGCCCGACAGCGTCTGTCGGTCGCGCTCTTGCTCGTCGGTCGCCGCTCGTGGGACGCTCTCGAGGAGCGCCTGCGTGTAGGGATGGTTCGGGTCGTCGAAGATGTCTTCGACGGGGCCAATCTCGACGATTTCGCCGAGGTACATGACGGCGACGCGGTCACAGACATGCCGAATCACAGAGAGGTCGTGACTGATCAGCAAGTAGGTGAGATCGAACTCGTCTTGCAGGTCATCAAGCAGGTTCAACACCTGCGCCTGCACCGAGACATCGAGTGCAGAGGTTGGCTCGTCCAAGACGAGAAACTCCGGCTCGAGCGCAAGCGCCCGGGCAATGCCAATCCGCTGGCGCTGGCCGCCCGAGAACTCGTGGGGGTATCGATCAAGCTGGTCGACTGAGAGGCCAACGCGCTCGAGTAACTCACGGACGCGCTCGCGCCGCTCAGACGCCGTACCGACGTCGTGAATGTCGAGTGGCTGCCTGACGATGCTGCCAATCGTCATCCGCGGATCGAGACTCGAGAACGGATCCTGAAAGACGACCTGGGCGTCCTGTCGGAACTGGGTGAGTTCGTGTCCCTCGAGGTCGTAGACGTTCCGTCCATCGAATTCAACACGGCCATCGCTTGGCTCTTGCAGGCGAAGGAGCGTCTCGCCAGTTGTCGACTTTCCACAGCCGGATTCGCCGACCAGTCCGAGCGTCTCGCCTGTGTTGATCTCGAAGCTGACGCCGTCGACGGCACGGACGGGAACCGGCTCAGCGCCGAGCACTCGGTCGAGGACCGAGTCCTGTTCCCAGAAGTACTTCTGCAGGTTGTCGACGCGAACGAGTGGCTCGTCAGCACTCATCGGTCCTCACCTCCTGGCCCCTCGAGCGTCGATTCAGCTGGTTCAGACGCCCTCTCAGTGTCCTCGTGCGTCTCGTCGACTGTGTCGCCAAAGAAGTCACTCGAGAGTGCTCTTGCTTCGGAATAGGAGTGTTCGGCAAGAACACACCGCGCGGTGTGCTCGTCGCTGCCATCGGCGTCGTACTCTGGTGGGTGAGAGAGACACTCCTCCATAGCCTTCGGACAGCGATCAGCGAACTGGCACCGATCGTCCATTTCGTGTTCCAACAGACTTGGCACGTTACCTGGAATCGGCTCGAGGCGGTCACCAGTCGCCTCGAGGTCGGGAATCGACCCGAGTAGTCCCTCAGTGTAGGGATGGACGTGGTCATCGAAGACATCCTCGAGCGTTCCGCGTTCGACGATTTCACCGGCGTACATCACGCCGACACGATCGCACATTCTGGCAACGACACCCAGATTGTGCGTGATCAGGAAAATCGTCATGCCAGTTTTCTTTTGGAGGTCATCGAGCAGATCGAGAACCTGTGCCTGAATCGTGACGTCGAGTGCCGTTGTCGGCTCGTCAGCAACCAGTATGTCCGGCTCTCCGGCGAGCGCCTGCGCGATCATCGCCCGCTGGAGCATCCCACCGGAGTACTCGTGTGGGTACTCCTCGGCACGCTCGACGGGATCCGGGATGCCGACCAACTCGAGCAGTTCGATCGCTCGCTCGCGACTCGCCTCGTTGATGTACTTCCTCGAGGGCATGACCGAGGAGAGCATGAGCGATCCCAGCGAGTACGACTGCGTTTTCGCTCGAGTTGATCGCGGGTTCGCACTGGCTCGCTGCTGGACTTCGACGGCTTCGGCGATCTGTTCGCCGACGGTGAGACTCGGGTTGAAGCTACTCTCTGGGTCCTGGAAGATCATGCTGAACGACGTGCCACGAAGGGATCGACGCGCTTCCGTCGGGATGTCACGGAGGTTCACAAACGAGCCGTCGACCGCTTCAGGGTGGTCGTCTGCGATTGCCTCGGCGAGGTCGGCGTCGTTGAACCAGATCTCGCCGTCAGTGATTTCGCCAGGTGATTCGATCAGATCGATGACCGAGCGAGCGGTCACACTCTTTCCAGAACCGCTCTCGCCGACGATTCCGAACACCTCGCCGCGTTCGATCCGCAAGTCGAGGTTCGAAACCGCGTTTACCTGTCCCTGTTCCGTGAAGAATCGCGTCGAGAGTCCGTTTACGCGCAGAATATCGTCAGTCATTGTTATGCACCGCCTCCTTCGCCCTCGATGTTTGGATCGAGCGAGTCTCGAAGCCAATCACCGAGCAAGTTGATACTGACCACCGACAGGACGATTCCAATGCCGGGGATCGTTGCAATCCACCAGTTCTGCCGCAGGTAATCCTGTCCGCGCTGGATCTCATAGCCCCACGAGAGTGTCGTCCCGGAGAATCCAAGATACGACAGCGAACTCTCGAGGAGGATAATCGCGGCGACCTGAATCGTCGCGAGAACGATCACCGGCGTCAGGCTGTTCGGCAGGACGTGTTTGAGGAGGATTGTCCTGTTGCTCGCCCCAAGACTGCGGGCGGCTTTGACGTACTCTTCGTTGCGTATCGCCATCGCCTCACCGCGGGCCACGCGGGCGAACCAGACCCAGGTAACGAGCCCGACGACAAGTGTCACCGTTCCGGGTAACGGTGTCGATCCGGGCATTCCGTCCGCAAAGCCGGCCGCGACGAATGGATCGGGAATCGGTATCGTCATCGAGCCGAAGACGCCGATCAGTGCAAGCGCCAGGACGAGTGATGGGAACGCAAGCATGACATCTGCGACTCGCATCATCGCATCGTCGACCCGGCCGCCGTAATAGCCAGAGACCAGGCCGAACGGAACGCCCATCAACACGGCAAGGCCAGTCCCGAGGATCCCAACGAGTAACGAAGTGCGAGCGCCGTACAACAGTCTCGAGAAGACGTCCTGTCCGACGTTGTTCGTCCCGAGGTAGTGATCGCTCGAGGATTCAACAACGACGGGTTCTCGCTCACCGTCGACGACCTCGTAGCCATCAGCAGTGGTTCCCATCGGTGGGTACGAGTCACCCTCGTCAAAGTGGCCGGTCGTACTGGGGTTATGTGTTGCGAGAATGGGCGCAAACAGTGCCATAAACACGATAGAAAGCAGGATAATGAGTCCAACTTTCGGCAGCAAACTGCTTCGAAATTCCTGTTTGAGGTTGGATTTGAGCCGATCCGAAATCATTCGTCTAGCACCCGTGGGTTGAGTTTTGCATAGATTGCGTCGACGGCGATGTTGATGATCACGTAGCTGATTCCGACGAAGATAATGATCCCCTGGATAAGCGGCCAGTCGAGATTGTTGATCGCGCCGATGAGCCGTAGCCCCAGCCCGGGCCAGGAGAAGACCGTCTCCGTGACGACTGCACCGCCGATCAGCGTTCCGAGTTGGAGGCCGAGGACGGTGATGATCGGAATCATCGTGTTTCGGAGGACGTGCTTGTACCGAACGAGCGTCTCCGGAATCCCCTTTGCCTCGGTCGCGGTTACGTAGGGCTTGCCGTACTCATCGAGCATGCCACTTCTCGTGAGGCGAGTGATGAGTGCCGTGAAGTACGTCCCCAGTGTCACTGCCGGGAGGATGATATGATGTAACCAGGTGAGCAAATCACCAATGTAGAACGTCGTCAGAAACATCCACAGCGCATCGTGGAGCGCAACTGGCCGCCGTCCCGTCGGGAAGAGATCGAGATTGACCGACAACAATAAGATCAACATGATCCCGAGCCAGAAGTTCGGCGTACTGATCCCGACCAGCGAGAACGACGTTGCTCCGTAGTCAACCGGATCGTTACGCCGAGTTCCACTAATAACGCCGAGCGGAATCGCAATCACGAGCGCGACGATGGTGGCTGCGATAGCGAGCTCGAGCGTTGCCGGAACCCGCTCTATAACCATTGTCGAAACCGCCCGACTCGACTGGTAGGAGTAGCCAAGATCGCCAACGAGGAGATCCTGTAGGTAGTCAGCGTACTGTACGTAGATGGGTTGATCGAGTCCGAGCTCCTCACGGATCCGGTCGCGGGTCGCCTGATCGACGGCCGGATCAACGATTAGATTGACCGGATCGCCGGGCGTAATCGCCCGCAGGCCAAACAGGACCGTGACGACCCCCCAGACGACGAGCACCCCTTGTAGGGTCCGTTTGAGCAAGAATTTTCCAAAAGCCATGGTCTGTCGAGTATCCTCAACTGTATTGATGCACAGATTGCAGTCGAACGCACGTGATTCCTCCGAAACAGCGTTCCGATGCACCGCGTCGATCGCTGGTCGTTAGCTGTCGATATCCCAGAGATAGATGCTTTCGTCTGCCCGTGGCTCCCATCCAATATCATCTCGGACACCGTAGACGCTGTCCTGTGAGTGGAGGAACACCCATGGCGCTTCCTCTCTGAGTTCGGCGTTGATCTCTTGCAGTTGTGCTTCGCGCTCGTCTTCATCTTCGATCGTTTGGCTCTCAAGGATCATCTCAGAGATGTCCTCGTTGCGCAGCGTTTCCTGCGGTGCTTCCTCGACAAAGAACGGGGCCAATCCGTAGTCGGAATCACCCGTGATGACGCCCCAGCCGATGAGGAAGAACGGTATCTCGTCGTCGTCGTACGGCGCACTGTTGGCGTCAGAGATGTCTGGGAACGGCGCGGTGTCGAAGTCACAATCGACGTTCTCGAGTTGGTCGATCTGGTCGGCGGCCATCTCGGCAACGTCGGCATCGTTGAGGTACCGACCCTCAGGCGAGTACAGCGTGATCTCGACGCCCGCGTGCCCACTCTCTTCGACGAGTTCTTCTGCATACTCGAGATCCTGTTCGTAGGGATCGAGATCCGGATTGTGGCCGAAGACACCGTCTGGAATTGGCTGCGTCATCGCTTCGCCGTAGCCGCCAAGTGAGTCTTCGATAATTCCCTGATTATCGACGGCGTAGTTCATTGCCTGTCGGAACTCGGTGCTGTCGAACGGCTCGACGCCCGATTTCATCACGAGGAAGACGTTCCGGAGGCTCGTTTCCTCGCGGATCTCGACGCCGTCTGCATCGTCGACACCAGCTACGTCTTCTGGGATGATGTTGTCGACAATGTCGCTTTCGCCGGTCTCGAGTGCGTTTGCGCGCCCGCTCGACTCGCCGTCCTGATTGAAGACGACGCGCTCGAGTGTTGCGTCATCGCCCCAGTAGTCATCGAACGGCTCGAGGACGATCTGGACGTCGGGTTCGTATTCGACGACTTCGTACGGTCCGGTACCGTTGAACGCGTCGGCGTCGTTGCCAGCGATTGGCTGGTCCTGGTCTTCGATCCATTCTTGGTTGACGACGCGGCCGTAATTTGCGTATTCGAACTCAGCAAGCGATGGCGCGACGTCGTGTTCTAACAGAACGGTCGTCTCGTCGAGTGCCTCGGCGTTGTCGATTGCACCCAGGCCGGCGGCCTGATCGCTTTCGATTCCCTCGTCGGGATCGATCATTCGGTTGAACGTGTAGGCGACGTCGTCTGCGGTCATCTCATCGCCGTTGTGGAAGGTAATACCTTCCTGAATCGTGAGTTCAGCGCCGTCGTCAGTGTCTTCCCACTCTGTGACGACGCGAGGCTCAAACTCGAACTCAGGTGTTACGTTGAACAGCGGCTCGTATACGGGGTCGAGAACGTTGAAATAGGGACCCGTAATGTGGTCGTTGGGATCCGGGTTCTCGATGATTTCTCCTTGCGTGATGACGAGTTCGTCAGTCTCGTCGTCATCACCGGTTGGATCGTCCAGGCAGCCTGCGATAGCGCCCAGTCCGGCCGTTACACCGACTGCGCCGGTAGCCTTGAGAACAGAACGACGTCCGGTACTCTGGTTGTCAGCACCCTTCATACCCTATGAATGAGGGGTATCTAATATAAATGTTGGTCGTTTCGGCCACAGATATGCTACATATGGCCTATCTGACTGGACAATTTTGAACATTATGACACTTATGTGTGCATTGCTATACACACTCTTATTCGCAGTCGTTGACACTGCCCACAAGCTTAAGTGAGCCTCATCACGTACTCGTGGTATGGCCGCTCACGGCCGGTCCGCACTGCGGGACCTGTTCGACGAGTCGCCCACGCCGCACATCGCCCATCCCCCGCGGACCCATCATCGTGACTTCTACGTCGCTACCGATGGGTCTTTCCGGGATTCGGGCGGTGGGCTGGGCGCCGTCATCGAAACGCGCGACGGCACCCGTGTCGCACGCATCGCGACCGCGGATACGCCGCCGGACAACAACGTCGCCGAGTATCGGGCGCTTCATCTCGGCCTCGACGTGTTGGCCGCACGCGCACCTCGAGACGCTCGCGTCGGCGTCCTCGTCGATCATGACACCCTCGCAAGCAACGTCAACAACGCCATCCTCGCGACAAACCACCCAGACCGGAAAGCACCGCGACCGCTTTCGGTCCCGCGAGAAACCCGCTATCACTGGCGCGGTATCGAAGCCCGCCTGAACGGGTTCGGCGAAGTCAGAGCAGCGCGTATCGACAGCGACCAAAACCCCGCTCACCCCCTCGCAAACACACCGGATCGGTATCGCCACGTCAACCACGAACCCGACCGCTGTGTCCTGCCCGACCCCCTCGAGTCGACCACGCAGGCCACCGAGTTCCCACCGCCGTCTCGAGCCGATCGAAACGGATCCACTGGCGGTGGGCGCGCCTCAGACTGACTTCAGAGACCGCGGTCGAACCGCCACCGTTATTCTCCCCCCACAGCAACTCATCGCCGATGAGTCTTCGCGTCGCCGTCGCCGCCCCGTTCATCCAGAACGGGACGACACGCCTCGAGGAAGGTGAGTTCGTGGTTGCGCTCTCGCTCGATCGCGACTGGTTCTCGCCCGATCAGGCCAAACGCCTGATCGACGTTGCAACCCAGGACGGCCTCCTCGAGCACGACGGAAACGACCTTCTCGTGACGTTCGAGACGAGCGAGGTGACGATCCCCGACGAGTTCGTCCCCAACGACGACATTCTCGCCGAGCGCTCGGCGTTCGAGCGCGTCCTCGATCAACTCGTTGCTGCTGGCGCGGAAAAACACGAGGCTGTCGGCGCGATCAACACGCTTCAGCACGAACTCGGTATTACGATCGAAGCCGCTGCTGTCGTCTACGCTCGCCGCGAAGGACTCGAGGTCGACGATATTGCGCCCGTTGCTCGAGCGACGATTACAGAGACGGGAGCCGAAGAGCGTTAGTCGCCGCCCGCCCGACCATCCGTATGGTCGAAGAGCGCATCACCGACGGGACGCGCATCGCGCAATTGCTTTCGTCCGAACTTGACGGCCGCGAGGACGGTGGTCTCGAGTCAATTGCAGTCACGAACGCCGACCGGGATGTCGAACCGACGGCAGACGGCGCACGCGCGTATGATGTTGAATATGTAGACAGCGACGGCGACTCCAACAGCGCTGACGAGACAGCCAACAGTACCCGCCTCGCGCGAGTCTACGTCCACGAGGATCGTGCTCGTCTTGAGTTCGAGGCGGGACAGGACATCGCAGCGACGTCTGCCGAGGAACTCGATCTTCGCGTCCGCCCGAAAGCGAGCCAGCCGCCGCGAACGCTAGTCTTTCTCGAGTACGGCGCGGCGGCCAAACGGGGAACGGACGTGGTCCAAGCGGTCTGTCAATCGCTGGCGACGGATTGATACAGCCCGTGACTAATGGAGGCATATGACAGGCGCGTACTCGTTTCTCGAGGACCTCGGACTCGAGGACGATCAGCTATCGTTTGCCGAGAGCCGGCGCGCGGACCACGCCGCAGACTGGGGGGCCGAACAGCGCGGCCGAGAGGTCCTCCCGGACGTAGTTGTCTGGCCCGAGAGCACCGACGACGTAGCTGCTGTTCTTTCGGCGGCGACTGACCATGACGTGCCGGTGACGCCCTACGCGGCGGGCACTGGCCTCGAGGGCAACGCGGTCCCGGCCCACGGCGGCATCAGTCTGGATCTGACCCGGATGGATGACATCGTTGACTACCGGCCGGACGATTTCCAGATTGACGTGGGGCCGGGCCTCATCGGTAGCGCGGTCGACGACCACGTCGCCCGCGATGGACTCTTCTTCCCGCCGTTGCCTTCCTCCGGCGACATCTCGACAGTTGGCGGAATGATCGCCACCGACGCGAGCGGCATGCAGACCGTCCGCTACGGCGAAGTGTCTGACTGGGTGCTCGGCCTTGAGGCCGTCCTCGCCGACGGCACCGTCGTCCAGACGGGGTCGCGGGCGATCAAATCCTCGAGTGGCTACAACCTGACAGATCTCCTGGTTGGTAGCGAGGGAACGCTCGCGGTCGTCACCGAGGCGACGCTCGAACTCGCGGGTCGCCCCCAGCAGATCCACGGCGGGCGCGCCATTTTCGAGACGCTTGAGGATGCGACCGAAGCGATCTTCGACGCTGTTCGGACGGAAATCGCCGTCGCCCGAATCGAACTGCTCGACGAACTCAGCGTGCGGATGACCAACGACTATCTCGATACCGGCTTACCCGATGCGCCGATGGTCTTTCTCGAGTTTCACGCAAACCACGGGATCGAAGAAGAAATTGACCTCTGTCGGGCGATCTTCGAAGAGCACGACGTCCTCGAGTTCGAGGTCAGCGCCAGCGACAGCGAGATGGACGATCTCTGGGAGGCTCGCCGAGAAATCGCCTTCGCGGTCAAACACTACGATGACGACCTCGAGATGCTCCATCCCGGCGACGTGACGGTTCCGATCAGCGCCTATCCCGAGATGGTCACGGAAGCCAAGCGAATTTCAGCGGAGTACGACCTGCTGACCACCTGCTACGGCCACGCCGGTGACGGTAATCTCCACCACAACGTGATGGTCGATTTCGACGACCCCGAAATGGTCGAACGCGGCGAGGAGGTCTACCAGCAAACCGTCGAGAAAGCCATCGAACTCGGCGGCACCGTCACCGGCGAACACGGCATCGGCGAGGGCAAACAGCAGTTTCTGGAGGCCGAACACGGCGCAGGCGCAGTCGAAATGATGCGCCGGATCAAACGCGCGCTCGACCCGACGGATACGCTCAATCCAGGGAAGATTTTTCCGGAGACAGTTGATGGGAAGCGAGTGCAGGAGACATCAGTGCTCGAGTCTACCGAGTTCGCCGACGCTACCAACGCCTCCGGATCCGCCGACGCCACTGACTCCGATGAGTGAGATGCGACCCGGGTATTATACCCTCGTTTGATGTCACTCGCGTATGGCGCTCGCGAGGGGACAGACCGGCGTCCGCGCGGTGACTCGAGCGTACGGCTCGCAGATTCATCCAGTGTTTATGACGCCGCCGCTTGCCGCATCGCTGTTCGGGGCGGTTCTCGCCGGGCACGTTTCGCTCACACTCGCTGCGATTCACGTGGCAGCGATGTTCGCGGCGGTGTATACGGCCCACGTCAAAGACGGCTACGTCGATTTTCACATTCGTGGTGAGGACGACGACCATCCGTTGACAGCGCGCGGGTGTCGGATAGGACTCGCGGCGTCGACGGCGGCGTTCGCGCTGTGTTGTGTCCTGCTGTTCGTCTTCGTCAACTGGATCGCGGTCGCGCTGACGCTTCCGACGTGGCTGATCGCCTATCATCATGCGCCCCAACTGGATACCAACCCACTCACAACGACGACGGGCTACCCACTCGGTATTTCGCTCTCGCTTCTGGGTGGCTTCTACGTGCAAGCGGGCACGATTACGGCCGTTCCGTTCGCCTTTGCGCTCGTCTTTCTCGTCTTGCTCTCGGGAATCAAGGTGATTGATGACGCCCAGGATTATGAGTACGACCGCTCGATCCAGAAGCGAACCGTCGCCGTTGTGGTCGGCCAGCGCCGTGCTCGAGATGTGGCCTACGGGCTCATGGCCGTTGCACTCTCACTCGTCGTGGCTCTCGCTGCTATCCAGCTCTTTCCGCCGACAGCAATACTCGCTGCACTCGCGTTCGCCGCAGTCGCGCTCATCGCTCGCCGGGCCCCTCCAACGCTTGCGACGATGTTACTCATCCGGGGCTCGTACGTCTTTCTCGCCGTCCTCGTCGCTGCCGTCTGGTTCGAGCCACTGGTGTGGCTAACAGCGTCGTGACTCACGGGTTGTAGAGTGCCCCGGGCCACGATGGTCGGGGCGGGGATGGTTATGAAGAAGCTCGCAACGCAACGAAACACGTATTCAGGGATAACCGTCACGCCAAAATGAATTGGTAGGTCCCAGTCGACAGGTTCGCCAGCCGCCGGTTTCGGTCCCATGAAACGCCCTAGTCGTCGGTGTTGCCGTCGAATTCGACCCACGCCCCCGCGTCGTCGCCGTACACGCCGTCGCTCTCGTTACCAGCGTTGAACAGACTCTCGAGGACGCCACTCGAGAGCGATGCCTCGGGCGCAAACTCCTCGGACGTGAGATACGACTCGAGGCTGTGGCGGAACTGCCGAACTGCGGGATCATCGTGGGAAAGATCCAGCGTACAGATGGCGAGTTTGCCGTCACCAACTGCAGTCTCGGCGTAAACGCCGAGTTTGTGATTGCGGTAGATCGTATCGATAATTTGAATAGCAGGCTCGAACTCGGCGGGCGCGTCGTTGAGGATCATCGGGCGCGAGTGTCGCAACAGCGACCACCACTGCCAGTCGGCGTAGCCCTCAGTCGGGAATGCGTCGAATAACGGGTGGTCGGAGTCGGTCGTCAGCCCCAGCGTCCCGGGTTTGCCGTTTTGCTTGAACACCTCGTAGTTCCAGAAGTCAGGCTGGAATGCGCCCTCGAGCGAGTATCGAAGCGCGCTCGGTTCGGGCAGCAGCAGGACTGTCTCGCCAGCATCCAGTCGTTCCTGCGCATCCTCGTTGAACCGGCGAACAACGGTGATCTCTGCGGCGTCGTCGACTGACTCTGTGGTCTCGGGATAGACCCAGAGCGGATACGACGTCGTCTGCTCGACGGCGGAACCGTCCGCCTCGTCAGTTCCCGACACTGTAAGCGTCACCTCGAGCTCAGCGGGCGCGTCGACGTCGGAAAGCGCCTCGTTGATCGTTCCAACTGTCGTAAGCGCACCTTGCCCGAGTGTCTCGCACTCGATGATTCCAGTCGCGATATCGGTTCCGTCAGGTGCAGTGATCGACCACACCGCTGTCGCGTCCGTCACCGCGCCGGGACCGTAGTTCGCGAACGTTGCCTCGGCGACGAACGTATCCGCGGTCGTGAACGTGTACTGGTCGAACGAGAGCAACGGGACACGGGCCGCACAGAACTGTCGCCACTCGTGGGCCTCGAGTAGTCCCTTCGACTCACAAAACGAATCGAGAACGCCGACCATCGCGGTTCCCTGCCCCGGAAAGTCCTGCAGGCCGAGCAGCTGGAAGCCGCCAAAGCCCTCCGTGCGGAGCGCGGCTTCGATATCCTCGCGATAACACGAGATCGCGAGTTGCCCGGAGGCCTCCTGAAACGCCGTGTCGCGACCGGCCATGAACCGATCCGCGAGCGAGCGCTCGAATCGCTCGAGGTTGCGCGCTCGGAGCACCCCGCGGTACTTGCGCGTCTCGTCGTAGTCGGGATGGATCTGGTACTGGCCAATTTCGTGGCCGATAACGGGGATATCGTAGGCCTCGAGTTCGGCTTCGTAGTCGACGGTTGTCGATGGCGGTGTGTCGTTGATGTGGCCGGTGCCCCGGATTGGC from Natronolimnobius sp. AArcel1 carries:
- a CDS encoding ABC transporter permease produces the protein MISDRLKSNLKQEFRSSLLPKVGLIILLSIVFMALFAPILATHNPSTTGHFDEGDSYPPMGTTADGYEVVDGEREPVVVESSSDHYLGTNNVGQDVFSRLLYGARTSLLVGILGTGLAVLMGVPFGLVSGYYGGRVDDAMMRVADVMLAFPSLVLALALIGVFGSMTIPIPDPFVAAGFADGMPGSTPLPGTVTLVVGLVTWVWFARVARGEAMAIRNEEYVKAARSLGASNRTILLKHVLPNSLTPVIVLATIQVAAIILLESSLSYLGFSGTTLSWGYEIQRGQDYLRQNWWIATIPGIGIVLSVVSINLLGDWLRDSLDPNIEGEGGGA
- a CDS encoding ABC transporter ATP-binding protein: MTDDILRVNGLSTRFFTEQGQVNAVSNLDLRIERGEVFGIVGESGSGKSVTARSVIDLIESPGEITDGEIWFNDADLAEAIADDHPEAVDGSFVNLRDIPTEARRSLRGTSFSMIFQDPESSFNPSLTVGEQIAEAVEVQQRASANPRSTRAKTQSYSLGSLMLSSVMPSRKYINEASRERAIELLELVGIPDPVERAEEYPHEYSGGMLQRAMIAQALAGEPDILVADEPTTALDVTIQAQVLDLLDDLQKKTGMTIFLITHNLGVVARMCDRVGVMYAGEIVERGTLEDVFDDHVHPYTEGLLGSIPDLEATGDRLEPIPGNVPSLLEHEMDDRCQFADRCPKAMEECLSHPPEYDADGSDEHTARCVLAEHSYSEARALSSDFFGDTVDETHEDTERASEPAESTLEGPGGEDR
- a CDS encoding ABC transporter ATP-binding protein, producing the protein MSADEPLVRVDNLQKYFWEQDSVLDRVLGAEPVPVRAVDGVSFEINTGETLGLVGESGCGKSTTGETLLRLQEPSDGRVEFDGRNVYDLEGHELTQFRQDAQVVFQDPFSSLDPRMTIGSIVRQPLDIHDVGTASERRERVRELLERVGLSVDQLDRYPHEFSGGQRQRIGIARALALEPEFLVLDEPTSALDVSVQAQVLNLLDDLQDEFDLTYLLISHDLSVIRHVCDRVAVMYLGEIVEIGPVEDIFDDPNHPYTQALLESVPRAATDEQERDRQTLSGDVPSPRNPPSGCRFRTRCPVVIPPDDLDIDQAEFRQIMNLRERIESEDISLETVGDDEQFSFEDGSLPADSIPGFVAALEDRLFEQPLSSPHDDRVREALEALATQDWERAADRLRREYETVCETTTPEQRTPEANDLEGVKNHPVACHRYGDSSESSGDPSVSQFDR
- a CDS encoding ABC transporter substrate-binding protein, yielding MKGADNQSTGRRSVLKATGAVGVTAGLGAIAGCLDDPTGDDDETDELVITQGEIIENPDPNDHITGPYFNVLDPVYEPLFNVTPEFEFEPRVVTEWEDTDDGAELTIQEGITFHNGDEMTADDVAYTFNRMIDPDEGIESDQAAGLGAIDNAEALDETTVLLEHDVAPSLAEFEYANYGRVVNQEWIEDQDQPIAGNDADAFNGTGPYEVVEYEPDVQIVLEPFDDYWGDDATLERVVFNQDGESSGRANALETGESDIVDNIIPEDVAGVDDADGVEIREETSLRNVFLVMKSGVEPFDSTEFRQAMNYAVDNQGIIEDSLGGYGEAMTQPIPDGVFGHNPDLDPYEQDLEYAEELVEESGHAGVEITLYSPEGRYLNDADVAEMAADQIDQLENVDCDFDTAPFPDISDANSAPYDDDEIPFFLIGWGVITGDSDYGLAPFFVEEAPQETLRNEDISEMILESQTIEDEDEREAQLQEINAELREEAPWVFLHSQDSVYGVRDDIGWEPRADESIYLWDIDS
- a CDS encoding UbiA family prenyltransferase, translating into MALARGQTGVRAVTRAYGSQIHPVFMTPPLAASLFGAVLAGHVSLTLAAIHVAAMFAAVYTAHVKDGYVDFHIRGEDDDHPLTARGCRIGLAASTAAFALCCVLLFVFVNWIAVALTLPTWLIAYHHAPQLDTNPLTTTTGYPLGISLSLLGGFYVQAGTITAVPFAFALVFLVLLSGIKVIDDAQDYEYDRSIQKRTVAVVVGQRRARDVAYGLMAVALSLVVALAAIQLFPPTAILAALAFAAVALIARRAPPTLATMLLIRGSYVFLAVLVAAVWFEPLVWLTAS
- a CDS encoding ABC transporter permease codes for the protein MAFGKFLLKRTLQGVLVVWGVVTVLFGLRAITPGDPVNLIVDPAVDQATRDRIREELGLDQPIYVQYADYLQDLLVGDLGYSYQSSRAVSTMVIERVPATLELAIAATIVALVIAIPLGVISGTRRNDPVDYGATSFSLVGISTPNFWLGIMLILLLSVNLDLFPTGRRPVALHDALWMFLTTFYIGDLLTWLHHIILPAVTLGTYFTALITRLTRSGMLDEYGKPYVTATEAKGIPETLVRYKHVLRNTMIPIITVLGLQLGTLIGGAVVTETVFSWPGLGLRLIGAINNLDWPLIQGIIIFVGISYVIINIAVDAIYAKLNPRVLDE
- a CDS encoding reverse transcriptase-like protein gives rise to the protein MAAHGRSALRDLFDESPTPHIAHPPRTHHRDFYVATDGSFRDSGGGLGAVIETRDGTRVARIATADTPPDNNVAEYRALHLGLDVLAARAPRDARVGVLVDHDTLASNVNNAILATNHPDRKAPRPLSVPRETRYHWRGIEARLNGFGEVRAARIDSDQNPAHPLANTPDRYRHVNHEPDRCVLPDPLESTTQATEFPPPSRADRNGSTGGGRASD
- a CDS encoding FAD-binding oxidoreductase, producing MTGAYSFLEDLGLEDDQLSFAESRRADHAADWGAEQRGREVLPDVVVWPESTDDVAAVLSAATDHDVPVTPYAAGTGLEGNAVPAHGGISLDLTRMDDIVDYRPDDFQIDVGPGLIGSAVDDHVARDGLFFPPLPSSGDISTVGGMIATDASGMQTVRYGEVSDWVLGLEAVLADGTVVQTGSRAIKSSSGYNLTDLLVGSEGTLAVVTEATLELAGRPQQIHGGRAIFETLEDATEAIFDAVRTEIAVARIELLDELSVRMTNDYLDTGLPDAPMVFLEFHANHGIEEEIDLCRAIFEEHDVLEFEVSASDSEMDDLWEARREIAFAVKHYDDDLEMLHPGDVTVPISAYPEMVTEAKRISAEYDLLTTCYGHAGDGNLHHNVMVDFDDPEMVERGEEVYQQTVEKAIELGGTVTGEHGIGEGKQQFLEAEHGAGAVEMMRRIKRALDPTDTLNPGKIFPETVDGKRVQETSVLESTEFADATNASGSADATDSDE
- a CDS encoding DUF2240 family protein yields the protein MSLRVAVAAPFIQNGTTRLEEGEFVVALSLDRDWFSPDQAKRLIDVATQDGLLEHDGNDLLVTFETSEVTIPDEFVPNDDILAERSAFERVLDQLVAAGAEKHEAVGAINTLQHELGITIEAAAVVYARREGLEVDDIAPVARATITETGAEER